A single region of the Oryzias latipes chromosome 21, ASM223467v1 genome encodes:
- the LOC101172854 gene encoding ankyrin repeat and SOCS box protein 11-like, which translates to MAAVRAVGSQPNPLHIYGGRTCNLLMADWWSDRSPLHEAASQGRLLLLRSLVAQGFHVDTLTMDGVSPLHEACLGGHYHCAKFLLESDAKADAASADGATPLFNSCRSGSAACVGLLLQHGASVHSTHQLASPMHEAAKKDHRECLELLLACGAQLDTELPEVGSPLYSACGAGAASCVEMLLLAGADVGVGCGRDSPLHAAVQRGDLGVVELLLDFGANAFYGNSEGRTPLDLSAPNSSVRFALQRRGPYSLSQLCRFCIRKRLGRSRLHRAPSLSLPPRMQDFLLYN; encoded by the exons ATGGCTGCCGTCCGAGCAGTGGGGTCACAGCCGAATCCCCTCCACATCTATGGAGGTCGGACGTGTAACctgttgatggctg ACTGGTGGTCAGACAGAAGTCCTCTCCATGAAGCAGCGTCCCAGGgcagactcctcctcctcaggtCGCTTGTTGCACAG GGCTTCCACGTGGACACGCTGACCATGGATGGGGTGTCTCCCCTCCACGAGGCTTGTCTTGGAGGTCATTATCACTGTGCCAAGTTCCTGCTGGAAAGCGATGCAAAG GCAGATGCAGCCTCAGCAGATGGCGCCACACCGctcttcaactcctgcaggagCGGCAGTGCTGCTTGTGTTGGGCTCCTCTTACAGCACGGTGCATCCGTCCACAGCACACACCAGCTGGCTTCACCCATGCATGAGGCCGCAAAAAAAG ATCACAGAGAGTgtctggagctgctgctggcctGCGGAGCTCAGCTGGACACGGAGCTGCCGGAAGTGGGCTCCCCACTTTATTCTGCCTGTGGAGCAGGAGCGGCTTCCTGTGTGGAGATGCTGCTGCTTGCAG GTGCAGATGTTGGCGTTGGATGCGGGCGGGACAGTCCTCTCCATGCCGCCGTTCAGAGAGGGGATCTGGGTGTGGTGGAGCTTTTGCTGGACTTTGGGGCAAACGCCTTTTACGGAAATTCAGAAGGAAGGACTCCTCTGGATCTGTCTGCACCAAACAGCTCGGTTAGATTTGCTCTGCAGAGAAGAG gTCCGTACTCTCTGTCTCAGCTGTGCCGCTTCTGCATCCGCAAACGTCTTGGACGGAGTCGTCTGCACCGAGCCCCCAGCCTTTCCCTGCCTCCCAGGATGCAAGACTTCCTCCTCTACAACTGA
- the piga gene encoding phosphatidylinositol N-acetylglucosaminyltransferase subunit A, with amino-acid sequence MSQRRKVATSPKPDSSDSSGVGRKHSICMVSDFFYPNMGGVESHIYQLSQCLIEKGHKVVVVTHAYGRRKGVRYLTHGLKVYYLPLQVMYNQSTATTCFHSLPLLRCVFVRERITVVHAHSSFSAMAHDALFHAKTMGLNTVFTDHSLFGFADLSSVLTNKLLTVSLCDTNHIVCVSYTSKENTVLRGTLQPEIVSVIPNAVDPTDFTPDPSQRQKDRITIVVVSRLVYRKGIDLLGGIIPDLCLKHPDLHFLIGGEGPKRIVLEEVREKYQLHDRVRLLGALEHKDVRGVLVQGHIFLNTSLTEAFCMAIVEGASCGLQVVSTRVGGIPEVLPEDLITLCEPTVRSLCAGLEAVIAKERSGSVPAPASIHARVKNLYTWRNVAERTEKVYDRVAAEEVLPLDRRLRRLRSHCGPVAGSIFAFVAVLDFLFLLLLQWLAPCELMDAAVDASGPRGLWRQDACFKKAAKKTDEQT; translated from the exons ATGAGTCAGCGAAGGAAAGTAGCCACCTCACCAAAACCAGACAGCAGCGACTCCTCTGGGGTCGGCAGGAAGCACAGCATCTGCATGGTGTCGGACTTTTTCTACCCAAACATGGGCGGAGTTGAAAGTCACATTTATCAGCTGTCGCAGTGTCTGATTGAAAAGGGACACAAGGTGGTGGTCGTCACGCATGCGTACGGCAGGAGGAAGGGCGTCAGGTATCTGACTCACGGACTCAAGGTCTACTACCTGCCCCTGCAAGTCATGTACAACCAGTCCACGGCCACCACCTGCTTCCACAGCCTCCCCCTGCTCCGCTGCGTCTTCGTCAGGGAGCGCATCACTGTGGTTCACGCTCACAGCTCCTTCTCTGCCATGGCCCATGATGCACTTTTCCACGCCAAAACCATGGGCCTGAACACA GTGTTCACTGACCACTCACTTTTTGGTTTTGCTGACTTGAGCTCCGTGTTGACCAACAAGCTCTTGACGGTGTCTCTGTGCGACACCAACCACATAGTGTGTGTGTCCTACACCAGTAAGGAGAACACCGTTCTGCGGGGAACGCTGCAGCCAGAGATCGTGTCCGTCATTCCCAACGCCGTCGACCCCACAGACTTCACGCCCGACCCGTCTCAGCGACAGAAGGACAGGATAACCATCGTCGTCGTCAGCCGCCTCGTCTACCGAAAAG GTATTGATCTTCTTGGTGGAATAATCCCGGATCTGTGTCTCAAACACCCCGATCTGCATTTCCTGATTGGTGGAGAAGGTCCTAAGAGGATCGTACTGGAGGAGGTGCGGGAGAAATACCAGCTACATGACAG GGTGCGTCTGCTCGGGGCTTTGGAGCACAAAGACGTGCGCGGCGTCCTCGTCCAGGGCCACATTTTCCTGAACACGTCGCTGACCGAAGCGTTCTGCATGGCCATCGTGGAAGGAGCCAGCTGCGGACTGCAG GTTGTCAGCACTCGTGTTGGCGGCATTCCCGAGGTGTTACCCGAGGATTTGATCACGCTTTGCGAGCCAACAGTGCGGTCGCTTTGTGCCGGTCTGGAAGCCGTCATCGCCAAGGAGCGATCCGGCTCCGTTCCCGCCCCGGCCTCCATCCACGCTCGAGTGAAAAACCTCTACACCTGGAGAAACGTTGCAGAGAGGACGGAGAAG GTGTACGACAGGGTGGCGGCAGAGGAGGTCCTCCCCCTGGACAGGAGGCTGCGGAGGCTCAGGTCCCACTGCGGCCCGGTGGCCGGCTCCATCTTCGCCTTCGTGGCCGTCTTGGACTTccttttcctgctgctgctgcagtggttGGCGCCGTGTGAGCTCATGGACGCCGCCGTGGACGCCAGCGGCCCTCGCGGCCTCTGGAGGCAAGACGCCTGTTTCAAAAAAGCAGCGAAGAAGACAGACGAACAAACCTGA